The DNA window GCTGATCTAAGTACGCCAATGTTTATCTTTAGATAAGCCGAGCGGAGCGAGAGATGGGAAAAGTACGGCTAGATGGGAGTGGAGGGATGGAGCGCTCTTTGCGGGCAGGCCCGATAGGTGCCGCTCTGCCCAAGACGCGGAATCCCGAAACGGTAATCTTGCCGTACTTAAGCGTTTCTTAACCTCAAGTTGGGGGGGACGGAGCGGATGTTTCGTTCCCCTTTTTGGTGGATTCACGGCCAAAGGAGCGCCATGCAAAGAAGCGTGTATCAGCAAGTGATCGCCGTGGTGGTGGTCGTGGCCTTGGCGGTGTTTGCCTTTCTGCGGGTGCGGGCGGGTTTTGCCGCCAACAGCATCACCTTGGATTGGAGCATTTTCAGCAAGCCCAGCCAACTGACTCAGGGCACTTACCTCACCACTATTCTGATCGGGATGCTGCTGACCATCCGGCTGGCGCTGATCGGCATCGTGTTCGCCATGCTGCTCGGCACGCTGGTGGGCGTCTCAAGGCTGAGTCACAACCCGGTGGTCAACCGGGTGGCCGCCGCCTACGTGGAATTTTTCCGCAATACACCCTTGCTGGTTCAGATCTTTTTCTGGAACTTCGGAGTGATTAATGTCTTGCCTGCGCCGATCAAGAACTGGTTGTTCAACCACTCGCCCGAGCAGTGGGCCGTCATCGCGGCGCTGAGCGTCTACACCAGTTCCTACATCGCCGAAACCATTCGCGCCGGGATTCTCAGCGTGCCCAAGGGCCAGACCGAGGCGGCCAAATCGCTGGGCCTGAACGGCTCGCAGGTGCTGAGCCTCGTGACCTTGCCGCAGGCGTTCCGGGCGGTGTTGCCGCCGCTGGGCAGCCAGTTTCTCAACCTCACCAAGAACTCCTCGCTGGCCTCGCAGATCGGGGTGGCCGAGCTGTTTTACTACGGCACGCAGGTGCAGAGCTACACCTTCCGGGGCTTCGAGAGCATCACCGCCATCACGGTGGCTTACCTTGTTCTCAGCTTGACCATTACTTTCTTACTCAACTTGCTCAGCCGCCGCTTGGCGCTGCCGGGCCGTTAAGGGAGCTGAATAGATGACCGTTAAACCTTCGGTTCAGCCCAGCGGCGGCGCTTCGCTGGCGTGGCTCTCGTATTTCGTGCCAGGACTGGGCCAGTTGCTGGTCGGGCAAACCCTCTACGGCGTGCAGTTTCTGGCGGCTGCGGTGCTGGTGTGGGCCATCGCCTTTCCCGTCTTGCAGGGTGGAAGCTGGGACGGGCGGGCGCTGGCCCTGATCGCCATTGCCGCGCTGCACCTCGGCGCGGGTATCACCGCCGCCGCCGATCACCGCCGCCGCCAGGGTGCCGAGTTCACCTACGCCGCCCAACAGACCTACAAGCGCTGGTCGGTGATCGTGGCCAGCGCGGTGGTGCTGTTTATCGTCGGCCTGCTGGTGCGCTGGATCGTGACCTTGCCGAGTTGGAACGAGGTGCAGCGCAACTTCTTGTTCCTGCTGATCGGGCGCTTCCGCTCCGAGCAATTCGCCGACGAGATCTGGCGGCTGTGGGGCTTTGGGGCGCTGGTGCTGGGCGGCGGCGCGGCCTTTGCCATGACGCAGCTCAAAGCCAAATTTGCCTGGGTGCCGCTGGTGCTGGGCATCGTCGTTGGCGTAGTGGTGCTGTTTCCCACCATCAGTCCGCAGGTCAACATCGGCGGACTGGCGCTCAGCCTGATTCTGGCGATTCTGGGCATCGTGGGCGCGATTCCGCTGGGTCTGCTGTTCGGGGTGGGCCGCACCAATACCCTGCCGGTGATGCGCGGTCTGAGCACCATTTACGTGGAGCTGTTCCGCAGCTTGCCGTTTATCACGGTGATTTTCTGGTTCTTCATCTTCGTGCCCTACGTGCTGGGCGAGGGCACCCAGTTCTGGGCGGTAGTGGCGGCACTGGCGTTGTTTACCGGCGCTTACGTGGCTGAAATCGTGCGGGCAGGCATTCAGGCGCTGCCGACAGGTCAGGCCGAGGCGGCGCGGGCGCTGGGCTTATCCGGCACCCAAACCATGCTGCAAGTCATCTTGCCGCAGGCGGTTCGCAACATGATTCCGCCGCTGGTCGGGCAATTTATCAGCCTCTTCAAAGACACCTCGCTGGTCAGTATCATCGGTTTGATCGAGCTGGCCGGAGCTGGGCGCATCACCGCCAACCGGGTGGTCACGGCGACCTTTGAAATTTACCTGACGGTGGCGCTGCTGTATTTCATCTTTGCTTACCTGCTCTCGCTGCTGGCCCGCAGGCTGGAAGCGCCGACAGGGGCGCGGTAAGGTGAACGCTAGGCTTTTCGTA is part of the Deinococcus detaillensis genome and encodes:
- a CDS encoding amino acid ABC transporter permease, producing MQRSVYQQVIAVVVVVALAVFAFLRVRAGFAANSITLDWSIFSKPSQLTQGTYLTTILIGMLLTIRLALIGIVFAMLLGTLVGVSRLSHNPVVNRVAAAYVEFFRNTPLLVQIFFWNFGVINVLPAPIKNWLFNHSPEQWAVIAALSVYTSSYIAETIRAGILSVPKGQTEAAKSLGLNGSQVLSLVTLPQAFRAVLPPLGSQFLNLTKNSSLASQIGVAELFYYGTQVQSYTFRGFESITAITVAYLVLSLTITFLLNLLSRRLALPGR
- a CDS encoding amino acid ABC transporter permease, whose product is MTVKPSVQPSGGASLAWLSYFVPGLGQLLVGQTLYGVQFLAAAVLVWAIAFPVLQGGSWDGRALALIAIAALHLGAGITAAADHRRRQGAEFTYAAQQTYKRWSVIVASAVVLFIVGLLVRWIVTLPSWNEVQRNFLFLLIGRFRSEQFADEIWRLWGFGALVLGGGAAFAMTQLKAKFAWVPLVLGIVVGVVVLFPTISPQVNIGGLALSLILAILGIVGAIPLGLLFGVGRTNTLPVMRGLSTIYVELFRSLPFITVIFWFFIFVPYVLGEGTQFWAVVAALALFTGAYVAEIVRAGIQALPTGQAEAARALGLSGTQTMLQVILPQAVRNMIPPLVGQFISLFKDTSLVSIIGLIELAGAGRITANRVVTATFEIYLTVALLYFIFAYLLSLLARRLEAPTGAR